One genomic window of Cupriavidus malaysiensis includes the following:
- a CDS encoding bifunctional 3-(3-hydroxy-phenyl)propionate/3-hydroxycinnamic acid hydroxylase — protein MEADQFVDVAIVGYGPTAQLLALMLGRAGRSVAVVERWPDLYPLPRAVHYDHEIARLFQASGVIDDIKRIAEASDRYQWCNANHEVLMDFRWEGQGPSGWPVASTFAQPELEAVLDRHVKRLPNVTVRQGWSATALREEAERVELDIEAGGLVDGRWVGSGETGRIRARYLVGADGANSMVRNALGIEFEDLGFAFDWLVVDVKPLQQREWMPRSWQLCDPARPTTIVSGGPGRRRWEFMLLPGETPEQMNQDTVAWELLARWDITPDNALLERHAVYTFRGRWAKSWRKGRALLAGDAAHLMPPFAGQGMCSGLRDAGALAWRLNAILDGKAGDTLLDSYGPERLHHVRELIDFSIALGKVICITDPEAAAARDREMLAAQATPGFRPPEAPQPRLGAGLYDPHAPGSGWLAPQGMVESGGRRGLFDDVFGNGFALIASNREVLDKLSPANRAGLDKQQAIIAHFGPGGFADLQGVYADYFDRHGVEAVLARPDFYSFGAARSADELDALVDTWRHALQCA, from the coding sequence ATGGAGGCAGACCAGTTCGTGGATGTGGCGATCGTCGGTTATGGCCCCACGGCCCAGTTGCTCGCGCTGATGCTGGGGCGCGCGGGGCGCAGCGTGGCCGTCGTCGAGCGTTGGCCCGATCTCTATCCGCTGCCGCGCGCAGTCCACTACGACCACGAGATTGCCCGCCTCTTCCAGGCTTCGGGTGTCATCGATGATATCAAGCGCATTGCCGAGGCCTCCGACCGCTACCAGTGGTGCAACGCCAACCATGAGGTGCTGATGGACTTCCGCTGGGAGGGCCAGGGTCCGAGCGGCTGGCCTGTCGCCAGCACCTTCGCGCAGCCGGAGCTCGAAGCCGTGCTCGACCGCCACGTCAAGCGGCTGCCGAACGTCACGGTACGCCAGGGCTGGTCGGCCACCGCGCTGCGCGAAGAAGCCGAGAGGGTGGAGCTCGATATCGAGGCCGGCGGGCTGGTGGATGGCCGGTGGGTCGGCAGCGGCGAAACCGGCAGGATCCGCGCGCGCTACCTGGTGGGTGCGGACGGCGCGAACTCGATGGTGCGCAACGCTCTCGGCATCGAGTTCGAGGACCTCGGCTTCGCGTTCGATTGGCTGGTGGTCGACGTCAAGCCCCTGCAGCAGCGCGAGTGGATGCCGAGAAGCTGGCAATTGTGCGATCCCGCGCGGCCCACGACGATCGTCTCGGGCGGCCCGGGCCGCCGCCGCTGGGAATTCATGCTGCTGCCCGGCGAGACCCCGGAGCAGATGAACCAGGATACGGTGGCGTGGGAGCTGCTTGCCCGCTGGGACATCACGCCCGACAACGCGCTCCTCGAACGCCACGCCGTCTACACCTTCCGCGGTCGCTGGGCGAAGTCATGGCGCAAGGGCCGCGCATTGCTGGCCGGGGATGCGGCACACCTGATGCCGCCGTTCGCCGGCCAGGGCATGTGCAGCGGCCTGCGCGATGCGGGGGCGCTCGCGTGGCGACTGAATGCGATCCTCGACGGCAAGGCCGGCGACACCCTGCTCGACAGCTACGGCCCCGAGCGGCTGCACCACGTGCGCGAATTGATCGACTTCTCGATCGCGCTGGGCAAGGTCATCTGCATCACCGATCCCGAAGCGGCCGCCGCGCGCGACCGCGAGATGCTGGCCGCGCAGGCCACGCCCGGTTTCCGGCCGCCCGAGGCGCCGCAGCCGCGCCTGGGCGCGGGCCTCTATGACCCGCACGCGCCCGGCAGCGGCTGGCTGGCACCCCAGGGCATGGTCGAGTCCGGCGGCCGCCGCGGCCTCTTCGACGACGTGTTCGGCAACGGCTTCGCCCTGATCGCCAGCAACCGCGAGGTCCTCGACAAGCTCAGTCCGGCCAACCGCGCCGGGCTCGACAAACAGCAGGCGATCATCGCCCATTTCGGTCCCGGCGGCTTCGCCGACCTGCAAGGCGTGTACGCCGATTACTTCGACCGGCATGGCGTGGAAGCCGTGCTCGCGCGCCCCGATTTCTACAGCTTCGGCGCGGCACGCAGCGCGGACGAACTCGACGCGCTCGTCGATACCTGGCGCCACGCACTGCAATGCGCCTGA
- a CDS encoding TetR/AcrR family transcriptional regulator: protein MGETRGVAMRASGDSAGLAASEAAKEDHRVRTGAARRESTRRKLLSAAVEVFAAKGPDAASIDDFLAAAGVARGTFYNYFKTTSEVLSAVTSELSDAVIARIEDCVRQIDDPVERVWVGCLIYMEVAVCHPAWGRFIARAGGRSEATGRLTDIYLPRDLVSARERGMAHFTHDRAARDLVVGAIYQSIETVLSGAAERQHLRDLMRLVLAALGIAPSTIERLNDMPLPEIELPDSLKSLEAAKP, encoded by the coding sequence ATGGGGGAAACCCGAGGGGTCGCGATGAGGGCGTCGGGCGACAGCGCGGGGCTGGCCGCGAGCGAAGCGGCCAAAGAGGATCATCGTGTGCGGACCGGCGCGGCACGGCGCGAGTCGACGCGGCGCAAGCTGCTCAGCGCGGCAGTGGAAGTGTTCGCGGCCAAGGGGCCGGACGCAGCGTCGATCGACGACTTCCTCGCCGCGGCGGGCGTCGCGCGCGGCACCTTCTACAACTACTTCAAGACCACCAGCGAAGTGCTTTCCGCCGTCACGTCGGAATTGAGCGACGCGGTGATCGCCCGCATCGAGGACTGTGTGCGACAGATCGACGATCCGGTCGAGCGGGTCTGGGTGGGGTGCCTGATCTACATGGAAGTGGCCGTGTGCCATCCGGCCTGGGGCAGGTTCATCGCGCGGGCAGGGGGGCGCAGCGAGGCGACGGGGCGGCTGACTGACATCTACCTGCCGCGCGATCTCGTTAGCGCGCGCGAACGAGGCATGGCGCATTTCACGCACGACCGCGCGGCCAGGGATCTCGTGGTAGGCGCGATCTACCAGAGCATCGAGACGGTGTTATCCGGCGCGGCGGAGCGCCAGCACTTGCGAGACCTGATGCGTCTCGTACTGGCCGCACTGGGCATTGCGCCATCGACCATCGAGCGGCTCAACGACATGCCGCTGCCGGAGATCGAGCTGCCTGACAGCCTGAAATCGTTGGAAGCAGCGAAACCGTAG
- the groES gene encoding co-chaperone GroES, translating to MNLRPLHDRVIVKRLDNETKTASGIVIPDNAAEKPDQGEVLAVGPGKKDDKGNSIALDVKVGDRVLFGKYAGQGVKVDGQELLVMREEDIMAVVNK from the coding sequence ATGAATCTGCGTCCTTTGCACGACCGCGTGATCGTCAAGCGTCTGGACAACGAAACCAAGACCGCATCCGGCATCGTGATTCCCGACAATGCTGCCGAGAAGCCCGATCAAGGCGAAGTGCTGGCCGTTGGCCCCGGCAAGAAGGACGACAAGGGCAACTCCATTGCCCTCGACGTCAAGGTGGGCGATCGCGTGCTGTTCGGCAAGTATGCCGGCCAGGGCGTGAAGGTGGATGGCCAGGAACTGCTGGTCATGCGCGAAGAAGACATCATGGCGGTGGTCAACAAGTAA
- the groL gene encoding chaperonin GroEL (60 kDa chaperone family; promotes refolding of misfolded polypeptides especially under stressful conditions; forms two stacked rings of heptamers to form a barrel-shaped 14mer; ends can be capped by GroES; misfolded proteins enter the barrel where they are refolded when GroES binds), which yields MAAKDVVFGDAARAKMVEGVNILANAVKVTLGPKGRNVVLERSFGGPTVTKDGVSVAKEIELKDKLQNMGAQMVKEVASKTSDNAGDGTTTATVLAQSIVREGMKYVAAGMNPMDLKRGIDKAVGAAVEELKKLSKPTTTSKEIAQVGAISANSDNSIGERIAEAMDKVGKEGVITVEDGKSLADELEVVEGMQFDRGYLSPYFINNPDKQVVQLDSPFVLLFDKKVSNIRDLLPVLEQVAKAGRPLLIIAEDVEGEALATLVVNNIRGILKTAAVKAPGFGDRRKAMLEDIAILTGGTVIAEEVGLTLEKATLQDLGQAKRIEIGKENTIIIDGAGDAASIEARVKQIRAQIEEATSDYDREKLQERVAKLAGGVAVIKVGAATEVEMKEKKARVEDALHATRAAVEEGIVPGGGVALLRARAAIAGLNGDNADQNAGIKIVLRAMEEPLRQIVLNAGEEASVVVAKVIEGKGNYGYNAASGEYGDLVEMGVLDPTKVTRTALQNAASVASLMLTTDCAVAEAPKEESAPAMPGGMGGMGGMDGMM from the coding sequence ATGGCAGCTAAAGACGTAGTGTTCGGCGACGCCGCCCGTGCCAAGATGGTCGAAGGCGTGAACATCCTCGCCAACGCAGTGAAGGTGACCCTGGGCCCGAAGGGCCGTAACGTGGTGCTGGAGCGCAGCTTCGGCGGCCCGACCGTGACCAAGGACGGCGTGTCCGTGGCCAAGGAAATCGAGCTGAAGGACAAGCTGCAGAACATGGGCGCCCAGATGGTCAAGGAAGTGGCTTCCAAGACCAGCGACAACGCCGGTGACGGTACCACCACCGCAACCGTGCTGGCCCAGTCGATCGTGCGCGAAGGCATGAAGTACGTGGCCGCCGGCATGAACCCGATGGACCTGAAGCGCGGCATCGACAAGGCTGTCGGCGCTGCCGTGGAAGAGCTGAAGAAGCTGAGCAAGCCCACCACCACCAGCAAGGAAATCGCCCAGGTCGGCGCGATCTCCGCCAACAGCGACAACTCGATCGGCGAGCGCATCGCCGAGGCGATGGACAAGGTCGGCAAGGAAGGCGTGATCACCGTCGAAGACGGCAAGTCGCTGGCCGACGAGCTGGAAGTCGTGGAAGGCATGCAGTTCGACCGCGGCTACCTGTCGCCGTACTTCATCAACAACCCGGACAAGCAAGTCGTCCAGCTGGACTCCCCGTTCGTGCTGCTGTTCGACAAGAAGGTCTCGAACATCCGCGACCTGCTGCCGGTGCTGGAGCAAGTGGCCAAGGCCGGCCGCCCGCTGCTGATCATCGCTGAAGACGTCGAAGGCGAAGCCCTGGCGACCCTGGTGGTCAACAACATCCGTGGCATCCTGAAGACCGCCGCCGTCAAGGCTCCGGGCTTCGGCGACCGCCGCAAGGCCATGCTGGAAGACATCGCCATCCTGACCGGCGGCACCGTCATCGCTGAAGAAGTCGGCCTGACGCTGGAAAAGGCGACCCTGCAAGACCTGGGCCAAGCCAAGCGCATCGAGATCGGCAAGGAAAACACCATCATCATCGACGGCGCCGGCGACGCAGCCTCGATCGAAGCGCGCGTCAAGCAGATCCGCGCCCAGATCGAAGAAGCGACCTCGGACTACGACCGTGAAAAGCTGCAAGAGCGCGTGGCCAAGCTGGCCGGCGGTGTTGCCGTGATCAAGGTCGGCGCAGCCACCGAAGTCGAAATGAAGGAAAAGAAGGCACGCGTGGAAGATGCGCTGCACGCTACCCGCGCAGCCGTGGAAGAAGGCATTGTCCCCGGCGGCGGCGTGGCCCTGCTGCGTGCCCGTGCTGCCATCGCTGGCCTGAACGGCGACAACGCCGACCAGAACGCCGGTATCAAGATCGTGCTGCGCGCAATGGAAGAGCCGCTGCGCCAGATCGTGCTGAACGCCGGTGAAGAAGCGTCGGTCGTCGTTGCCAAGGTCATCGAAGGCAAGGGCAACTACGGCTACAACGCCGCTTCGGGCGAGTACGGCGACCTGGTGGAAATGGGCGTGCTGGACCCGACCAAGGTGACCCGCACCGCGCTGCAGAACGCCGCTTCGGTGGCTTCGCTGATGCTGACCACCGACTGCGCCGTGGCCGAAGCTCCGAAGGAAGAGTCGGCTCCGGCAATGCCGGGCGGCATGGGCGGCATGGGCGGCATGGACGGCATGATGTAA
- a CDS encoding methyltransferase family protein produces MPERPPTDAGTVAVPRPLGLRDYAVEAALRLATSLLFAAFAYAAAQQWLADPSRITLLLIVLAEFVTIAIALTARVPEKRDWSPISVACAIAATYYFLWIQLAPGIHLVPEMVGVALQAAGILLQIGAKLTLRRAFGLLPANRGIVSGGPYRLVRHPIYLGYFISYIGFLLVNFGLQNLLVYAVQLGLLAVRAVREERLLSADPAYRAYQDKVRYRVVPGLF; encoded by the coding sequence ATGCCAGAACGTCCGCCCACGGACGCAGGAACCGTTGCCGTGCCCAGGCCTCTCGGCCTGCGCGACTACGCCGTGGAAGCCGCGCTGCGGCTCGCCACCTCGCTGCTGTTCGCCGCCTTCGCCTATGCCGCCGCGCAGCAATGGCTGGCCGACCCGAGCCGCATCACGCTGCTGCTGATCGTGCTGGCGGAGTTCGTCACCATCGCCATCGCCCTCACGGCGCGGGTACCGGAGAAGCGCGACTGGAGCCCGATCTCCGTCGCCTGCGCGATCGCCGCCACCTACTACTTCCTGTGGATCCAGCTGGCGCCGGGCATCCACCTCGTGCCGGAAATGGTCGGCGTGGCCCTGCAGGCCGCGGGCATCCTGCTGCAGATCGGCGCCAAGCTCACGCTGCGGCGTGCCTTCGGGCTGCTGCCGGCGAACCGGGGCATCGTCTCGGGCGGCCCCTACCGCCTCGTCAGGCACCCGATCTATCTCGGCTACTTCATTTCCTACATCGGCTTCCTGCTGGTCAACTTCGGCCTGCAGAACCTGCTGGTGTACGCCGTGCAGCTGGGGCTGCTGGCGGTGCGCGCGGTGCGCGAGGAACGGCTGCTGAGCGCGGATCCGGCCTACCGCGCCTATCAGGACAAAGTGCGCTACCGCGTCGTGCCTGGACTGTTCTGA
- a CDS encoding glycosyltransferase family 4 protein, producing the protein MRILLVTHFFPAHRGGIEIVAGHLAEALARDRATAITWFASDCDPAPALGGVDCLPVRTWNPLERRFHMPYPIWSPLRLIPLWNAVREADLVYLHDYIYVGSLAAFSMAKILRKPILITQHVGAVPFRSRLMSRMLTVANLTLGRTMLKYADAAAFVSNTVRTLFLPDGSAGCRGRLIPNGLDLSTFSPIADAARAQLRARLDIPAGRPCLLFVGRFVEKKGLALLEKLTALLPDATWIFAGKGEMDPERWARGNVRVFRDRAGASLAELYRAADLLVLPSTGEGFPLVVQESMACGTPAIVGRDTASALPGLDQVLFSETVDADHALPAWHRHLTALLADPQRLTGRRREVADWAAMHWSWERCADAYCEVIREVLERRR; encoded by the coding sequence ATGCGCATCCTCCTGGTCACCCATTTCTTCCCCGCCCACCGCGGCGGCATCGAGATCGTCGCGGGTCATCTGGCGGAAGCGCTGGCCCGTGACAGGGCAACGGCCATTACGTGGTTCGCCAGCGACTGCGATCCCGCTCCGGCGCTCGGCGGTGTCGATTGCCTGCCCGTGCGCACGTGGAACCCGCTGGAGCGCCGCTTCCACATGCCTTACCCGATCTGGTCCCCGCTGCGCCTGATACCGCTGTGGAACGCGGTGCGCGAAGCCGACCTCGTGTACCTGCACGACTACATCTACGTCGGCAGCCTGGCGGCCTTCTCGATGGCGAAGATCCTGCGCAAGCCGATTCTCATCACCCAGCACGTCGGCGCGGTGCCGTTCCGCAGCAGGCTGATGTCGCGGATGCTCACCGTGGCGAACCTGACGCTGGGAAGAACCATGCTCAAGTACGCCGACGCCGCCGCCTTCGTCAGCAATACCGTCAGGACATTGTTCCTGCCCGACGGCAGTGCCGGCTGCCGGGGCCGCCTGATTCCCAACGGCCTCGACCTTTCCACGTTCTCCCCGATCGCCGACGCGGCGCGTGCGCAGTTGCGCGCCAGGCTGGACATTCCCGCCGGCCGCCCATGCCTGCTCTTCGTCGGCCGCTTCGTCGAGAAAAAGGGCCTGGCTCTGCTGGAGAAACTGACGGCGCTGCTGCCGGATGCCACCTGGATCTTCGCCGGCAAAGGTGAAATGGATCCGGAGAGGTGGGCACGCGGCAATGTCCGGGTGTTCCGTGATCGTGCCGGCGCCTCGCTGGCCGAACTCTATCGCGCCGCCGACCTGCTGGTGCTGCCGAGTACCGGCGAGGGCTTTCCGCTGGTCGTGCAGGAATCGATGGCCTGCGGCACGCCAGCCATCGTCGGCCGCGACACGGCTTCTGCCCTGCCTGGCCTCGACCAGGTGCTGTTCTCCGAGACCGTCGATGCCGATCACGCATTGCCGGCCTGGCATCGCCACCTGACGGCACTGCTCGCCGACCCGCAGCGGCTCACCGGACGGCGCCGCGAAGTCGCCGACTGGGCCGCCATGCATTGGTCCTGGGAACGCTGTGCCGATGCCTACTGCGAAGTCATCCGCGAAGTCCTCGAGCGTCGGAGATGA
- a CDS encoding GtrA family protein encodes MTPHPASRVLPLPGKFLRFVLVGGICTLLNLATIWFVTTRLGWHYLVAAAISFFAVNGVGFVFNKYLTFTQVLRPSFREIRRYYIVMSGSLALNLGLMFVMVDALGIHYLLSSVTITLLFMIFNFLAHLRWTFAP; translated from the coding sequence ATGACTCCGCACCCGGCCTCTCGCGTACTGCCCCTGCCCGGGAAGTTCCTGCGCTTCGTGCTGGTCGGGGGTATCTGCACACTGCTGAACCTGGCGACGATCTGGTTCGTGACGACCCGCCTCGGGTGGCATTACCTGGTCGCCGCTGCCATTTCGTTCTTCGCGGTCAACGGCGTGGGGTTCGTCTTCAACAAATACCTCACCTTCACGCAGGTCTTACGCCCGAGCTTTCGCGAGATCCGGCGCTACTACATCGTGATGTCGGGTTCCCTGGCGTTGAACCTGGGCTTGATGTTCGTCATGGTCGACGCACTGGGCATCCACTACCTGCTGTCCAGCGTCACGATCACCCTGCTGTTCATGATCTTCAATTTCCTGGCCCATCTCCGCTGGACCTTCGCGCCGTGA
- a CDS encoding class I SAM-dependent methyltransferase, whose product MNSDLLRRFFRETPFQPATSLWRAIEIDVVLSRPFPPGRGMDLGCGDGKLMKTITDHVGRRELVGVDIDPLETGQAGALGIYDTIHTTSGGRIPEPEASFDFVFSNSVLEHIDTIGDVLDEVSRVLKPGGRFVFTVPSEYFHACLSGPWLPAASRSAYLDEIDRRCAHKRYWSVELWQRELARRGLTVSDHVEYLSAKEVRRWETISRLTAGVLYLVFGKRRQPIDIQRSLGLRKAKSSVPNALAGMASRMLAIGLNRSSPSTGPFGCVLVESVKIA is encoded by the coding sequence ATGAATTCCGACCTGCTCCGGCGCTTCTTCAGGGAAACGCCATTCCAACCCGCGACCAGCCTGTGGCGGGCCATCGAGATCGACGTCGTGCTGTCCCGGCCGTTTCCGCCCGGTCGCGGCATGGACCTCGGCTGCGGCGACGGCAAGCTGATGAAGACCATCACGGATCACGTCGGCAGGCGCGAACTGGTGGGCGTCGACATCGACCCGCTCGAAACCGGCCAGGCCGGCGCGCTCGGCATCTACGACACCATCCACACAACCTCGGGCGGCCGTATTCCCGAACCGGAAGCCTCGTTCGATTTCGTCTTCTCCAACTCCGTCCTCGAGCATATCGACACCATCGGGGATGTGCTCGATGAAGTCTCGCGCGTCCTCAAGCCGGGCGGCAGATTCGTGTTCACCGTGCCGAGCGAGTATTTCCATGCCTGCCTGAGCGGCCCGTGGCTGCCGGCGGCGAGCCGCTCCGCCTACCTGGACGAGATCGATCGCCGCTGCGCGCACAAGCGCTACTGGAGCGTCGAGCTCTGGCAACGGGAGCTGGCCCGCAGGGGGCTGACGGTCAGCGACCATGTCGAATACCTGAGCGCGAAGGAGGTAAGGCGCTGGGAGACCATCTCCAGGCTGACCGCGGGCGTTCTCTACCTGGTGTTCGGCAAGCGCCGCCAGCCGATCGACATCCAGCGCAGCCTCGGCCTGCGCAAAGCAAAGTCTTCCGTTCCGAACGCGCTGGCCGGCATGGCCAGCAGGATGCTGGCGATCGGCCTGAACCGCTCCTCGCCATCGACAGGCCCCTTCGGTTGCGTGCTCGTCGAATCCGTCAAGATCGCATGA
- a CDS encoding Gfo/Idh/MocA family protein, translated as METMSPTAAAPIRVASIGLGWVTTHRHLPVMLRDPDFKVVGLVDRQPQHAQRVAQRLGIRHHACTGSLADVPWLDDVDAVTIGAGPQAHYPLIAQALRAGKHVLTEKPFTMCVAEGEELVKLAKAHERTLCIVHNFQFASSTKRLLRDVEAGRYGRIRSITAHQFGNPERRLPAWYEDLPLGLFYDESPHMFYLLRRLAPGSLALEQATVVPSSTGLETPCLITAHYQCDTPHGAIPVMLNMNFESPVSEWQVVVCGERFMGIVDVFRDIYIRLPNDGAHTTATVLRTSLSATWQHWQQHFTSGIRHLRGALFYGNDDVFSGFARSIRSGNALESIGSDSALAILGMQHQIIERAARA; from the coding sequence ATGGAAACGATGTCCCCAACTGCCGCCGCCCCGATCCGCGTGGCGTCCATCGGACTGGGATGGGTGACGACTCACCGTCATCTGCCGGTGATGCTGCGCGACCCGGATTTCAAAGTCGTCGGCCTGGTCGATCGCCAGCCGCAGCACGCGCAACGTGTCGCGCAGCGACTCGGCATCCGGCACCACGCCTGCACGGGATCGCTTGCCGATGTGCCGTGGCTCGACGACGTCGATGCGGTAACGATCGGTGCCGGCCCGCAAGCCCACTACCCGCTGATCGCGCAAGCGCTGCGGGCGGGCAAGCACGTGCTGACCGAGAAGCCGTTCACGATGTGCGTGGCGGAAGGCGAAGAACTGGTCAAGCTGGCGAAAGCCCATGAGCGGACCCTTTGCATCGTGCATAACTTTCAGTTCGCCTCTTCGACCAAGCGCCTGCTGCGGGATGTCGAAGCCGGCCGCTACGGCAGGATCCGCTCGATCACCGCGCATCAGTTCGGGAATCCGGAACGCCGCCTGCCAGCCTGGTACGAAGACCTTCCGCTGGGCCTGTTCTATGACGAGAGCCCCCACATGTTCTATCTGCTGCGGCGCCTGGCGCCCGGCTCGCTGGCGCTCGAGCAGGCCACCGTCGTCCCGAGCAGCACTGGCCTCGAAACGCCGTGCCTGATCACCGCACACTACCAATGCGACACACCGCACGGCGCGATTCCGGTCATGTTGAACATGAACTTCGAATCACCGGTCAGCGAATGGCAAGTGGTCGTGTGCGGCGAGCGCTTCATGGGGATCGTCGACGTCTTCCGCGATATCTACATCCGCCTGCCGAACGATGGCGCCCATACGACCGCGACGGTCCTGCGCACCTCGTTGTCCGCCACCTGGCAGCACTGGCAGCAGCATTTCACGAGCGGAATCCGGCATCTCAGAGGCGCACTGTTCTACGGCAACGACGATGTCTTCTCGGGTTTCGCGCGCTCGATCCGCTCCGGCAACGCGCTTGAGTCCATCGGGTCGGACTCGGCGCTCGCGATCCTCGGCATGCAACATCAGATCATCGAACGCGCGGCACGGGCGTGA
- a CDS encoding glycosyltransferase family 2 protein, which translates to MAIDILLRRDYGHTPLPNRVAPSAGGNGTAAGRIRVSAVMPCLNEEITLPLCIAKAQRSFAELGIAGQVVVADNGSTDRSVEIARQFGAKVVHEPVRGYGSALMAGIAAADGDIIIMGDADDSYDWSNIRGFIAKIEEGYEFVIGNRFKGGIMPHAMPPLHRYLGNPVLSTIARLTCSVPVGDFHCGMRAFTRDAFARMDLQTPGMEFASEMVINAARNRLRIVEIPTALHPDKRNRPPHLRSFRDGWRHLRFILTYAPNHVFVMPGLLMFVAGLLLLGLLAGGPTHLLGHFVGPHFLALASLLTLIGFNFITMGVLAKVIMADKHASLRGRIVRWATGPFAMEACLLGGAATAVLGLVLDACMLFKWLANPALPMESTVHLAIVATTLIVLGMDGAFSAFFLNLLVREGERHHGHAGHAGHAAPCARR; encoded by the coding sequence ATGGCGATCGATATTCTTCTGCGCCGGGATTACGGCCACACGCCCTTGCCGAATCGTGTCGCGCCGTCCGCGGGCGGGAATGGTACGGCGGCCGGCCGCATCCGGGTGTCGGCCGTCATGCCTTGCCTCAACGAGGAAATCACGCTGCCCCTGTGTATCGCGAAGGCACAACGCAGTTTCGCGGAGCTGGGCATCGCGGGCCAGGTGGTCGTCGCCGACAACGGCTCCACCGACCGCTCGGTCGAGATCGCGCGCCAGTTCGGCGCGAAGGTGGTGCACGAGCCGGTGCGCGGCTACGGTTCGGCACTGATGGCCGGCATCGCGGCGGCCGACGGCGACATCATCATCATGGGCGACGCGGACGATTCCTATGACTGGTCGAACATCCGCGGCTTCATCGCGAAGATCGAGGAAGGCTACGAGTTCGTGATCGGCAACCGCTTCAAGGGCGGCATCATGCCGCATGCGATGCCGCCGCTGCATCGCTACCTCGGCAACCCGGTGCTGTCGACGATCGCGCGGCTGACCTGCAGCGTCCCGGTCGGCGATTTCCACTGCGGCATGCGCGCGTTCACGCGGGACGCGTTCGCGCGCATGGATCTGCAGACACCCGGGATGGAGTTCGCATCGGAGATGGTGATCAACGCGGCGCGCAACCGTTTGCGCATCGTCGAGATTCCGACCGCGCTCCACCCCGACAAGCGCAACCGTCCGCCACATCTGCGCTCGTTCCGCGATGGCTGGCGGCACCTGCGTTTCATCCTCACCTACGCACCCAACCACGTCTTCGTGATGCCGGGGCTCCTGATGTTCGTGGCCGGCCTGCTGCTGCTCGGCCTGCTGGCGGGCGGCCCGACGCACCTGCTCGGGCACTTCGTGGGCCCGCACTTTCTCGCGCTCGCCAGCCTCCTGACGTTGATCGGCTTCAATTTCATCACGATGGGCGTGCTCGCCAAGGTGATCATGGCCGACAAGCATGCATCGCTGCGAGGACGCATCGTCCGATGGGCTACCGGTCCATTTGCGATGGAAGCGTGTCTGCTGGGCGGCGCGGCCACCGCGGTGCTCGGCCTGGTGCTGGATGCTTGCATGCTGTTCAAATGGCTTGCCAATCCGGCGCTTCCGATGGAAAGCACCGTGCACCTGGCGATCGTCGCCACGACGCTGATCGTACTCGGCATGGACGGGGCGTTCTCCGCCTTCTTCCTCAATCTGCTCGTACGCGAGGGGGAAAGGCATCACGGCCACGCAGGCCACGCAGGCCATGCCGCGCCTTGCGCCAGGAGATAA